A region from the Drosophila sechellia strain sech25 unplaced genomic scaffold, ASM438219v1 2R_2, whole genome shotgun sequence genome encodes:
- the LOC116802410 gene encoding uncharacterized protein LOC116802410, whose translation MHSVGIHSAMAIKRQRKRRDEQKRARERRYSTQSSESGETFHSPTGSVRRKYHHPRHAVSSGPGMLDSQVVTSIGMLHIGIVFVVFGVFLCGAGIIPDETMSWKLFSSSSAWWNEVTCTGLFSLGLGLFLLILNCLISRKEEEDLEDYVQRQLTRSRSGHRLERDVETGVLTTRHARKAVALQKGGRINSPTDVSVVNCGSSENMCNGPIVVHNVLNSSDAILEKIVEEDNTYLNDRSSGISPIDLENDKKQLLRRESLSDAISITRI comes from the exons ATGCATTCAGTTGGCATTCATTCCGCAATGGCGATCAAAAGGCAACGGAAACGTCGAGATGAACAAAAAAGGGCGCGAGAAAGACGTTATAGCACGCAAAGTTCTGAAAGCGGGGAAACATTTCATTCTCCAACAGGATCCGTGAGGCGAAAATATCACCATCCTCGTCATGCAGTTAGTTCTGGCCCGGGAATGCTTGACAGCCAG GTAGTTACTAGTATTGGCATGTTGCATATAGGTATTGTATTCGTTGTGTTTGGAGTTTTTCTTTGCGGCGCTGGTATTATTCCAGACGAAACTATGTCATGGAAGTTATTTA GCTCAAGCTCAGCCTGGTGGAATGAAGTAACTTGCACAGGATTATTTTCTCTTGGATTGGGACTGTTTTTACTAATTTTAAACTGTCTTATAAGTCGAAAAGAGGAGGAGGATCTTGAAGACTATGTGCAACGTCAACTAACTCGATCTCGCTCTG GACACCGACTTGAAAGAGATGTTGAAACTGGTGTTTTGACAACGCGCCATGCACGCAAAGCTGTTGCCTTACAAAAGGGCGGACGTATTAACTCTCCTACAGATGTTTCCGTCGTAAATTGCGGCTCTTCAGAGAATATGTGCAATGGACCGATAGTCGTCCATAATG ttttaaacaGTTCTGATGCTATCCTTGAAAAAATTGTGGAGGAGGATAATACTTATTTAAACGACCGCAGCTCCGGAATATCTCCGATTGATTTAGAAAATGATAAGAAACAGCTCTTAAGAAGAGAATCTCTAAGTGACGCAATCAGTATAACGCGTATTTAA